A genomic stretch from Theropithecus gelada isolate Dixy chromosome 2, Tgel_1.0, whole genome shotgun sequence includes:
- the DNASE1L3 gene encoding deoxyribonuclease gamma — MSQELAPLLLLLLSIHSALALRICSFNVRSFGESKQEDQNAMDVIVKVIKRCDIMLLMEIKDSNNRICPVLMEKLNGNSRRGIMYNYVISSRLGRNTYKEQYAFLYKEKLVSVKRSYHYHDYQDGDVDVFSREPFVVWFQSPHTAVKDFVIIPLHTTPETSVKEIDELVDVYMDIKHRWKAENFIFMGDFNAGCSYVPKKAWKNIRLRTDPRFVWLIGDQEDTTVKRSTKCAYDRIVLRGQEIVSSVVPKSNSVFDFQKAYKLTEEEALDVSDHFPVEFKLQSSRAFTNSKKSVTVRKKTKSKRS, encoded by the exons ATGTCACAGGAGCTGGCCCCactgctgcttctcctcctctccatccACAGTGCCCTGGCCCTGAGGATCTGCTCCTTCAACGTCAGGTCCTTTGGGGAAAGCAAGCAGGAAGACCAGAATGCAATGGATGTCATTGTGAAG GTCATCAAACGCTGTGACATTATGCTCCTGATGGAAATCAAGGATAGCAACAACAGGATCTGCCCCGTACTGATGGAGAAGCTGAACGG AAATTCAAGGAGAGGCATAATGTACAACTACGTGATTAGCTCTCGGCTTGGAAGAAACACATATAAAGAACAATATGCCTTTCTCTACAA ggaAAAGCTGGTGTCTGTGAAGAGGAGCTATCACTACCATGACTATCAGGATGGAGACGTAGATGTGTTTTCCAGGGAGCCCTTTGTGGTCTGGTTCCAGTCGCCCCACACTG CTGTCAAAGACTTCGTGATTATCCCCCTGCACACCACCCCAGAGACATCCGTTAAAGAGATCGACGAGTTGGTTGACGTCTACATGGACATAAAACACcgctggaaggcagag aatttcattttcatgGGTGACTTCAATGCCGGCTGCAGCTATGTCCCCAAGAAGGCCTGGAAGAACATCCGCTTGAGGACCGACCCCAGGTTCGTTTGGCTGATCGGGGACCAAGAGGATACCACGGTGAAGAGGAGCACCAAGTGTGCATATGACAG GATTGTGCTTAGAGGACAAGAAATCGTCAGTTCTGTTGTTCCCAAGTCAAACAGTGTTTTTGACTTCCAGAAAGCTTACAAACTGACGGAAGAGGAG GCCCTGGATGTCAGCGACCACTTTCCAGTTGAATTTAAACTACAGTCTTCAAGGGCCTTCACCAACAGCAAAAAATCTGTCACtgtaaggaagaaaacaaagagcaaacGCTCCTAG